The nucleotide window CGATCACACCTGTAAGCACGGGATGCTTTGCCCCGTAGACACACAGAAGCGGCACCAGCACCGGTAGGGCCACAAGAAGTCCGGGGACTACACGCGCTTTGCGCTCGTAGGGATCCTTGACCAGCTCAAAAAAGGTTGTCATGTGAAGTCAGGCCTGTGCCGTCAAGGCATCGATATAGGGTTGGATTTCATCGCGATTTTTCAGCGTGATCTGCTGCGCGAGAGGGTCTGGCGCTTCCTTGGTATGCAAACCCAGACGCCTCAGCGTGTAGTACAGAAACGCTTGGCGGCATGGAAGTTTGACCTGTCCGTCTTCCATGCCGTAATCCAGCTCCAAGACTCGCTTCTTGGCTGGGGGTAAATCAGGGTGCGGCGCAAGGACCAGCATCAGCACAGTATGCCAATGCGCATCCTGGCTGAAGTCAACTTGGCTCAGCTCGAAACCGTCGATGCGCAGGATTCGGGCGAGAACGAAATCGCTGAAGCGCTGGCGCTTGTGGCAAAACGCGCGCACGTGCCAGCGAAAACCGTCGTTGCCAAGGGCGTGCGGTGACAGCAGGCGAATCGATTCGTCCAGGGACGTCATGGACTGGTAGCTCACCCGAATGGCTTCTCGCTGCCGGATTGCCCGAACCACCGCTTCGACGGTCTGCTCATTGATCGTGCGCCAAGGGGAAGGTGCCCAATCCCTCTCTGGCGCAGAGCCGATGAAGCTGGCAGCCGGTTCAACAACCCCCATCTTGGTTGCAAGCAACTCTGCCAGATAGCGCTGTGCCGAGCTTCGTTGATACAGCGGCTGGAAGCCCGGCGCAGCCGTGTAGGTCCTGGAGCTGCGGTCGTAGACCAAATTGCCCGGCGCCAACTCTGTGTACTTGGCAATGTCCAGTGAAGCCTGGGGAACAGAGATGCCGAAGTGCTCAGTGAGATCCATTCGATTGATGCGCCGCTCCCAGCGCAAACGGAAATCGATGAATTGAAGTCTGCTCTCCAGCCCCCAACTTAATCCCTTGGGTTCAGCGGGCTCGGCGGCAGTGACAGGGGACTCTTGCATCAATAGCGCCTAAAAAGTAGACGGGCGTAAAAAATAGTCGTACATTAACTATACGCGATCATCCTTCGGTCGTCTACCCGGAGACCCCCATGCCCACCACCATCACGTTTTTCCCCGTCGATAACGGGGACATGACCCTCATCAAGTTCGGCGACCTCGACGCAACCACCCTGCTGATCGACGTAAACATCCGGCAAGACGCCGACGACCCTGACGGGGAAGCACGCGATGTCGCCAAGGATCTGCGTGATCGACTGAAGAAGGATGAGAACGGCAGGCCCTATGTCGATGCGTTCCTGCTGAGCCACCCGGACCAAGACCATTGCCGAGGCCTGATGCGGCATTTCCACCTGGGGCCGCTGGA belongs to Acidovorax sp. YS12 and includes:
- a CDS encoding WYL domain-containing protein, which encodes MQESPVTAAEPAEPKGLSWGLESRLQFIDFRLRWERRINRMDLTEHFGISVPQASLDIAKYTELAPGNLVYDRSSRTYTAAPGFQPLYQRSSAQRYLAELLATKMGVVEPAASFIGSAPERDWAPSPWRTINEQTVEAVVRAIRQREAIRVSYQSMTSLDESIRLLSPHALGNDGFRWHVRAFCHKRQRFSDFVLARILRIDGFELSQVDFSQDAHWHTVLMLVLAPHPDLPPAKKRVLELDYGMEDGQVKLPCRQAFLYYTLRRLGLHTKEAPDPLAQQITLKNRDEIQPYIDALTAQA